AGGGGGTTATTAAAGTCCTTACTCTTATTCACAAACCAATGACAACTTTGGTACAGAGTGTGAAATTAACCAAATAGGCAGAAGAGATAGAATCTAACTTTGCCCCAATTTGAAATGGATCTTGGTCTTTTTTCAGTTTGATTTTCATTTAATAGTGGGGTGTTCCTGAAATTCCTGTTTTTCTGTTTGTAGCTTAAATACATATTGGGGTGTTACTTTTTTGCACATAATTAAAGCCTTTACTTGAAAAAATTATGGGATCTTTGAGAGTTTGGCAAAAATATGGAAAGAGTTTATGCTTTGTTATTGATTGAGTTTAGCTTTACTATTGAGAGGGAAATTTTCAATGCAGACAATAAGCTGTGTTAAAAAGTAAATCAGAATCGTTTTATTTTATCTCCTTTACATAATTAGGAAACTTAATCAGGTAACAGGTGTATGAGAATCATTACCATACAAATGACTCCCATTCCTCTAGATATGATAATAaagcctttttttttctttctttccctATATATATCATTCTTATTTCTTATTACTGGTATTCTCCACTTGATTTCAAAACCCCAGAAGAAGATGATAGGGATTTCCTACCATTTAGTGTGTAAACAGTGGCAAATCAAAGGCAAGATAGCCAAACAGTACCAAAGAGAATTATAATAGCTATTATATTGATGTTACAGTGACAAAGATAACAAGCTTGCTGGGTATTCGAGAGACCCAGCTCTCTCCCAAGAGCAAAAGGCTCATTTAACTAAAATCATTCACACCCTTTTTCCTTCACTATTGAGtcctatatataataacaataccCTTATTACAATTACACTTATGCCCTTTTTATTTAATATCCCAATGCCTATCAATACCGGCCGTCCGAAAAtcaccttgtcctcaaggtgaTGGAGATCAACTTGTAACAGCAGTAGGTGCATCCCGTGCTCACCCCTTGTCAAAGAACCAAGCCAACAAATGCAAGGTGTTCGAGTCATGAGAAAGACGCCACTGCTTGCGAGTCTACCTCGATCAAAAAACCAGCTGAGCAAATTAATATTTGCTCTCTGGGTGTACAGAACAAGTTGAAAGAGGGCCACTGATTTTTGCCCAAAATGCCTTGTCTTGCCCCTGTCGAACACCCAGAAACAACCCACTCCAGTAGATAAATGAGAAAAACAAGAGATATACCCCCAAAATCCATAGATGTTTTTCAGAAGGGACACTCCAAGATCTATTTCTTTTTGTTGGTGCCTATCAGAAGATTCATGCTATGCTTTCCTATTATTTGTTCTGCAGATCcaaatataatgaaaaaattacaaGTTGATAGGGGAGCAATAAAATTTGTTCTAGCTGGTGCAAACATTATGTGTCCTGGTCTTACATCTCCTGGGGGTGTTCTGGATGAAGAAGTCGGTTCAGAAACTCCTGTGGTATGAATTTTACATAATTATTCGCTATTTTAACATTGCGAATATTTCCATGTTCTGATAAATTTTTGAAGTCTGAGGTTCTTACCTTAAATCTTAATACTTTCAGGCCATAATGGCTGAAGGAAAGCAGCATGCTCTTGCAATCGGTTTTACGAAAATGTCTGCAAAGGATATGTAAGTTAATCTCGACCGGATTTATGGGCTGTTAAATCATTTTAACTGACCAACCTTGTGAAATGTTGCTATGCTATAGTTTCATTTCGTcgcatattatttttttcatttacagAAAGGCAATCAACAAGGGCATTGGAGTGGACAACATGCATTATCTTAACGATGGTCTTTGGAAGGTAAAAAATGAAACTCAAATTTCAACCTCTctttatcttatttgatatgtttctttgtaaattttaataatagagtgatttttattatattactaagCAGATGGAACACTTTTCTTAGATTGAGAattttgaaatggaatattGACATTCACAAGATCAGAtggaacaaaaaagaaaaagaacttGTTTGATGAAGCTCTTATAATTCCATggattctctttctctttttttgggGGTGTTAGTATTATTCTCAAGAGGTATCATCttggcatatatatatatatatatatctatatatgtatatattttgatgAGGCCTTCTTGAAAGTTGGTTAATGTTTTTTCcttctttccttttcttttatGATAATATGGAGTTGAACTGTTTATCtatctatatttatatcatgtataaaagagagaagaggaccattttttttttttggcattttGTACCTAATtttaacatacatatatatacattatatgttaaaaaatggatttttagaaaattatgaagagtaatttgcggcataaatacctaagtttaacttccagttgcaaataaatacctaagtttattttttgttggtACCTGATTGTTAATtgttaagtaaattgccacGTGGTAATTCTTAATTGGTCCAAgccattaaattttatttttttaaaaaaaattaattaaagtataccaataagaaaatgacacgtggataatgacataatattttaacagttaggtacctacagagttctaaaaatataacttaggtattattaccgccaaaaattaaacttaggtatttatttgcaactgggagttaaacttaggtatttatgccgcaaattactcaaattaGAGTATGAATAGATTAAGATGATAAAATCAAGATTTTAAAGTTTGTTGTATACTTGACTTGTATACATATCGAAATAAATACATGTGTATGAATAGTATAGAGTTATGTAGCAAAATAAACGACATAATACAAATGACTATGTTTAAGGTGAGTCTATACTTACatttcccattgatttgataggccttttatttattttggcatttaaagaGAGTTGATTTGATAAGCttgatataaaataatattgttttTCATGTTGAAGAAACATAATATAATGTAACAGTAATTGCAACGTTTAATAACCGTCTGTATTTTTATGTATTATaattcataaaaatattaaaagaaatttataaatttttttagaaaatatttggaTGTATAGATATACTGTTATTTGTTTTGgtatctaaaataattttttagtcaattttttaatatttgttttgtatctaaaataatttttagtcaatttttttttatagttatgtatgttttagttatttaagacaactttaaatttttttaagaaattgagATAAATTTAACACGTTGAAAATGGTTGTACacatgattattttattttataagcaTGTGAAATAAACTGTTTGGATATTTTtctctatattgtaaattattttgaacttcttaaaaatatatatgttatctTAATTAACTATGACGTACATGAATATAAACAAATAGGCATAGAGTGCATCAAAACATTTCTTTTAAGAAGCATccaattctctttttttttttttttggtatttattttgtttaattttttctataaaataaccttttagaaaaaaaaaaaatcttatttttgtaaacttataccttaaaaatcataaaaatgaaaattctcCTAATAAATAgggataatttaaaaaaagaaaatacaaaaacaacaaaaaaaaaaaattacaaagataCAATTTGTACgaagtttttaatatttttacggttCTTTAGATTTTATTGACGTAAAATACAGTtttttcatgtattttttatgttatactcttgttattttatttgttaatttttagttatttgtatattattttttaggcTGTTTTCTtgttacgtttttttttttttttgtatttttataaaataccataaaaatgtagaaaaaataaataaacgtaaaaatgtaaaaaatcattaaaaaaaatggtattttatgtaattatcgctaataaataaaggaaattacattgtatactcATTTTACTTTACTGTTttaattttcatcttcattttcatattctttaagatatacccacttttataaATGATGTCTTCCTTAGACCCATtaaattaatgtaaattatataataCACTTAAGTAGAGATTGAGAGTATATTGTGTAATCTACTCAAAAAAGtgagtatattttaataaaatatcatataagggtatttatgattaatggatacaaaagaggtatttatttttttcacttatccttaataaacataaaagaaattatattgtatacccattttactttatttattttaattttcacctttatttttatattttttaagatatatcCACTTTATGTTTCCATTATACCCTTTAggttaatataaaatatgtgcTAGACTTAAGTAGAGAGTGAGAGTATATTGGGAAatcaactcaaaaaaaaaaaaaaaacctcaaaaaagtaggtatattttaattaaatataatatgaggatattttttattaatggatacaataattattttttaacttatcCCTAATAAATAGGGGAACTTTCAATTATATACTCAATACTAAAATTATgtaggaaaattctacaatgcacccgtGAAAATGGATATATTAATGCAcccctatctgttttagtatccgaaataattttttagtcaaattttttctcatggtcatgtccgttataactatttaagacatcctgcaaaattttaagaaatttggaaaagtttaacatgccgaaaactatgttcaaacagtgtattgcacgtttgactattttattttatacgcgtgtaaaatcgactgtttgaatattgttttgtatattgtaaattattctgaatttctcaaaattttgtaagatatcttaaatagctataacgtacatgaatatgaaaaaaaaattagactaaattttttttttctgaatgccGAAATAAGTTAAGGGTACAtcaatacatcccttttaactttcatacttaatataaaataatatatatctacATTCCAATTCTTTTTCCGTCTAagctttttttttggttttctttttttccaTTACGTGAAAATCagctacttttttattttttttcttcttttattgcTTTTTATTCTCTcggactatttttttttaaaaaaaaagctatACCAACATAACTATTTATTttggttttggtttaaaaaGTAATACTAtaataacttatttttttaaaaaaaaaaatactcatgttaatatctaaaaaatatatatttttctacttacatgtaacttttttttttttttttaagaataataactaaattttaaactcaaatattttttttatatatttatttttatcttttttcattacaattttaaaattaaagaataattaTATTGTTAATTCTTCAAGTTCAAAATTGGCATCATCTCTctatttatttttgaagatgTTCATTTTATTATGTAGAACCCACAATTTTTTACCATCATCAGATAATATATTCAAAATCAAAAACAACATTTCAGTTTCTTTTATAATTCATTATCAAACaagagtaattaaatattaaaattaagtatGTATACTAACTAATTAATAACTTTATTATTTGATACTTAAAAGTTATTTGATAGTATCTAAATAAGTCTATTTTATCGAATAATTTTAATAGATCTTTTGCAAAATTTATAAGGAAACTAAATAGTATCTTAAACATTAGTTTTATTACAAAACTTTCTTTTAGCTACCATTATGTTATATTgttgtttaaaatattttacatcAATGTTTTTTAGTAATAGTTTTATTACTTTTAATCAGGTATAATAAAGTATAAGCATTTATCCTATAACTTATTAgtaaaattagtatatataattatttttaaaaaaatatagcatatataataattttttcataatgtaactaattttgtgatgtttaagatattattcaattattttatgaggttttttttttttttttttttttgaaacatacCAAAATATCTATATTATATAGATTTGTTTTAAGTATATCATTTTGTaactttcaacaaaaaaaataataaactttttAAAGTAATCAATAAAGTTGATTCtctcataaattattttagaaACTTAACAAACTTGTTCTACAAAATAAATTTATGTAGAATACAATTGgtatttttaaatatgaaataacaaaatattatttgctaatccaataaaaatagttaaatttaaaattttaattatttttgttaactaaatttaaaagaaacttaaaagttacttttaatttttagtattttttcgTTGACGGCGAAAAAATATATGCTTCCCACATGTTAAAATGATCACCTCAAAAAATAGATTGTAACAATATAATTTTAAGCTCAAACAATGactagaaatttttttaaacttttaagagaaaaaaaaaaaagaaaaagtaataataattaatttggtaAGCTTGTATACacattttcaaacaaaattaaaaagacCTATATTTTGCACAATTAAATAGTCAcctgtaatatttattttaaaattagtgagcgtaaatttttctaataaatagggaaatttacaaaatattgaaatttgggttaatttttacaaaaatattgtcacatggaaattttttcaaaaatactgtgttttataaaacaccagtaaaacacgaagcagtataactcaaaacaacagttaaacactagtaaaacaccagtagaacaccagtgaaaacttaacacagtatactgcagtatgaaacttataaaaaaacatagtaaaaaagtaaaaaataccgcctgacagtatttttgtgaaaaaatggcaaaagttagtataccatctaaatttcccaataaataAGCATAAAAGCCCAGCCCAGCCCAGCCCAGTTCGTAGCCCAGTCCAACCCAGCCCATAAGACTTGATTCGAGGGAGAGACTGAGAGAAGCAAAAGCATCaaccaaacaaacaaacaaacagacAAAGATCAACAATGGCGGACCAAAACCCCAACAAGAAGAGAGTCATCGTCGAATCCTTAGGATGGCTTACGGAATCCTCAATTATGCCCAGAAAACACCGCGCCATCGCCGGTGTCGGAGCTTCCTCTATCCTCGACCTCAAGGCCCAGCTCTACCACTCCCAAGAGGAAGCTAAGAAAGCCAGGGACCACTCCGCTTCAGATCCCCATTTCCAACGCCCCAAAAAGAAGATACCTTCTCATCATCCTCTCTCCGCCGCCAAGAACTCTGGCGTTGAAGCCCGTGCTTTCAAGTACGTTACTCTATTTTCATTTTTTCGATTCAATTTTTGTTGGTTAGCAATATATGCAAACTATTGAGATTTGTCATTCTGCAATTAGCTATTTGGTACTCGTTTTTATGATCTTGCTTGTACAGATTTGAACTTGCTTGAACAATTATGGGTAGAAAATTCGCCAAACTAACCACATCGAATCGAATTTAAACTCTGATTTTGTATGCCGTATATGCTATTTTTTTATAATGCAATGTTAAATTTTGAttcatatcacaatttttatgCAAATAAACATAGTACTTATTAGAGT
This region of Cannabis sativa cultivar Pink pepper isolate KNU-18-1 chromosome 7, ASM2916894v1, whole genome shotgun sequence genomic DNA includes:
- the LOC115697173 gene encoding uncharacterized protein LOC115697173 isoform X1; the encoded protein is MFKKFSSEDVSAQNQVKASVQRRIRQSIAEEYPGLEPVLDDLLPKKSPLIVTKCQNHLNLVVVNNVPLFFNIRDGPYMPTLRLLHQYPNIMKKLQVDRGAIKFVLAGANIMCPGLTSPGGVLDEEVGSETPVAIMAEGKQHALAIGFTKMSAKDIKAINKGIGVDNMHYLNDGLWKVKNETQISTSLYLI
- the LOC115697173 gene encoding uncharacterized protein LOC115697173 isoform X2, translated to MFKKFSSEDVSAQNQVKASVQRRIRQSIAEEYPGLEPVLDDLLPKKSPLIVTKCQNHLNLVVVNNVPLFFNIRDGPYMPTLRLLHQYPNIMKKLQVDRGAIKFVLAGANIMCPGLTSPGGVLDEEVGSETPVAIMAEGKQHALAIGFTKMSAKDIKAINKGIGVDNMHYLNDGLWKMEHFS